The Clostridium sp. AWRP genome has a window encoding:
- a CDS encoding cytidylate kinase family protein: MIKKILIANRGEIVNRIIHTCNKLKIDTVVVYSDADKNADYINKAAESYNIGPSAPVKSYLNIDTLVDVIKQSGADAVHPGYGFLSEAASFANAVATAGAKWIGPDPSILENIESKCYCRIIANKLGVPVTPGTINPISSVKEIYDTAEKVGLPILLKLDKGGGGKGIEKITYFESEKVTQAIFESMQRIGNMAFASGDIYIEKAVLSPRHIEVQFIADDYGNVVCLGERECSIQRRYQKIIEESPSAVVTEDDRKKLYSYTQKIIKEMKYSGAGTIEYLRGADGNYYFMEINARLQVEHPVSEYVANIDLVENQIRVANGEKLPFKQEDIKLKGHSIECRIYAEDPKTFKPSPGTITSLSFPDTSDGTVRIEHAIHEGYKISPFYDPMLCKLVVWEKDRNTCIANMIKALKNFKLEGVSTTINTDIAIMRNKNFVSGNFTTAFLENEKVNIGLENYVITISRQFGSLGRPIAKKMAELLGVEYYDRDIVEETAKKMNLPVSTIDSGEEINKNEYKKMKFPLGTSAENVQEEIFEVQKKIICDLADKSSCIFVGRCSDYILRNHSNHFSIFIYAPYEIRKENCINILHINPDEADKLIKEVDEARQLYSLSYAKSYSDNVLYKDILINSSLFGGIDETAKVLVNMIRKKFNLA, from the coding sequence ATGATAAAAAAAATTTTAATTGCAAATCGCGGTGAAATTGTAAACAGAATTATTCATACATGTAATAAACTTAAAATTGACACTGTTGTTGTATATTCAGACGCTGATAAAAATGCTGATTACATTAACAAAGCTGCAGAAAGCTATAATATTGGCCCCTCTGCACCTGTTAAAAGTTATTTAAATATTGATACACTTGTAGATGTTATTAAGCAATCAGGGGCAGATGCAGTACATCCCGGATATGGATTTTTATCAGAGGCAGCATCATTTGCTAATGCAGTTGCTACTGCAGGTGCAAAGTGGATCGGACCTGACCCTTCAATTCTAGAAAACATCGAATCCAAATGTTATTGCCGTATTATTGCCAATAAATTAGGAGTTCCGGTTACACCAGGAACAATAAATCCGATTTCCAGTGTAAAAGAAATTTATGATACTGCAGAAAAAGTTGGATTGCCTATTTTACTTAAACTGGATAAAGGCGGCGGAGGTAAGGGAATAGAAAAAATTACTTACTTTGAATCTGAAAAAGTTACACAGGCTATTTTTGAAAGCATGCAAAGAATAGGAAATATGGCATTTGCAAGTGGAGATATTTATATTGAAAAAGCAGTACTATCTCCAAGACACATAGAAGTACAGTTTATAGCAGATGACTATGGAAATGTAGTCTGCTTAGGAGAAAGAGAATGTTCTATTCAGAGAAGATATCAAAAAATTATTGAAGAATCACCGTCAGCTGTAGTTACTGAAGATGACAGAAAGAAACTTTATTCATATACACAAAAGATTATCAAGGAAATGAAATACTCTGGAGCAGGTACCATTGAATATTTAAGAGGTGCTGATGGAAACTATTATTTCATGGAAATAAATGCAAGACTTCAAGTAGAACATCCAGTATCTGAATATGTTGCAAATATAGATTTAGTAGAAAATCAAATTCGTGTTGCAAACGGAGAGAAATTGCCATTTAAACAGGAAGATATTAAACTAAAAGGTCACAGCATTGAATGCCGTATTTATGCAGAAGATCCCAAAACATTTAAACCTTCACCAGGTACAATTACAAGTTTATCATTTCCTGATACCTCAGATGGAACTGTTCGTATAGAACATGCTATTCACGAAGGATACAAGATTTCTCCATTTTATGATCCTATGCTCTGTAAACTTGTGGTTTGGGAAAAAGATAGAAATACCTGCATTGCCAATATGATAAAAGCATTAAAAAACTTTAAACTAGAAGGAGTTTCTACAACTATAAATACTGATATTGCAATAATGAGAAATAAAAACTTTGTCTCCGGCAATTTTACCACAGCTTTTCTAGAAAATGAAAAGGTAAATATCGGATTAGAGAATTATGTAATAACTATTTCCCGTCAATTCGGGAGTCTGGGACGTCCCATTGCTAAAAAAATGGCTGAATTGTTAGGTGTTGAATATTACGATAGGGATATCGTAGAAGAAACTGCAAAGAAGATGAATTTGCCTGTATCCACTATTGACAGCGGAGAAGAAATAAATAAAAATGAATATAAAAAAATGAAGTTTCCACTAGGAACTAGTGCAGAAAACGTACAGGAAGAAATATTTGAAGTCCAAAAGAAAATCATCTGTGATCTGGCAGATAAATCATCCTGTATATTTGTAGGAAGGTGTTCTGACTATATTTTAAGAAATCATTCAAATCATTTCAGCATATTTATCTATGCTCCCTATGAGATACGAAAGGAAAATTGCATCAATATACTTCATATAAATCCAGATGAAGCTGATAAGCTGATTAAAGAAGTTGATGAAGCCCGTCAGCTATACAGCCTAAGTTATGCAAAATCGTACAGTGATAATGTACTGTACAAAGACATCTTAATTAACAGCAGCCTGTTTGGTGGAATTGATGAGACAGCAAAAGTATTAGTCAATATGATTAGAAAGAAATTTAATCTTGCTTAA
- a CDS encoding PucR family transcriptional regulator, translating to MSYLLSEFYSSSKEIYKIKLIAGEKGLINDMTWVYLTEDIENGDFLRENELVITTGLSAGTKINWIYELIRELIYRKCSGLLINTDKYILVKDISREVIELCNSENFPLFIMPWEIHISDIMQDYCNKIFMDKYLENTLSKLFYNVIFDSQNIEKYIPLLNSNGYPTESSYYAAKIINISSPLKLQNCINLLSIKYHIFLKNNYYILILKECSKKLLNNLMKNYFEIVDNEIVLNSSILRPQIGIGEKVSSLSKLYFSYSTASYALETAKDSNKDCVYFDELGIFRILSSVSNKELLQSIYFEMLDPIIDYDRKNNTQLLKTLKVYLDFDGSIQETANFLYNHRNTINYRMKKIHGLLKKDLTSTEDKFNLRMAFYIKEYMRL from the coding sequence ATGAGTTATCTTTTATCTGAATTTTATTCATCTTCAAAAGAAATATATAAGATTAAGTTAATTGCAGGCGAAAAAGGCCTCATAAATGATATGACATGGGTATACCTTACTGAAGATATAGAAAATGGAGATTTTCTAAGAGAAAATGAATTAGTTATTACTACCGGTTTGTCAGCTGGAACAAAAATAAATTGGATTTATGAATTAATTAGAGAATTAATTTACCGAAAATGCAGTGGTTTGTTAATAAATACTGATAAATATATTCTTGTTAAGGATATTTCTAGAGAAGTTATTGAACTATGCAATTCAGAAAATTTTCCTCTTTTTATAATGCCGTGGGAAATACATATTTCTGATATTATGCAGGATTACTGTAATAAGATATTTATGGATAAGTACCTGGAAAATACTTTGTCTAAGCTGTTTTATAATGTAATATTTGATTCACAAAATATTGAAAAGTATATTCCCCTTTTAAATTCAAACGGTTATCCTACAGAATCTTCTTACTATGCAGCTAAAATAATTAATATTAGTTCACCGCTGAAATTGCAAAATTGTATTAATCTTTTGTCAATAAAATATCACATATTTTTAAAAAACAACTATTATATTTTGATTCTGAAGGAATGCTCAAAAAAATTGCTAAATAATCTTATGAAAAACTATTTTGAAATAGTTGATAATGAAATAGTTTTAAACTCATCAATATTAAGACCTCAAATAGGAATAGGTGAAAAAGTTTCTTCATTATCAAAACTTTATTTTAGCTACTCTACTGCTTCCTATGCTTTAGAAACAGCTAAAGATTCGAATAAGGACTGTGTGTATTTTGATGAGCTTGGTATATTTCGTATATTGAGTTCTGTATCTAATAAAGAATTACTTCAAAGTATATATTTCGAAATGCTTGATCCTATAATAGATTATGACAGGAAAAATAATACTCAACTGCTAAAAACTTTAAAAGTATATTTGGATTTTGACGGCAGCATTCAGGAAACTGCAAATTTCCTATATAATCATCGCAATACCATCAATTACCGTATGAAGAAAATACATGGCCTATTAAAAAAAGATTTAACATCAACGGAAGATAAGTTTAATCTAAGGATGGCCTTTTATATTAAAGAATATATGAGATTGTAA